A single region of the Alphaproteobacteria bacterium GM7ARS4 genome encodes:
- a CDS encoding AAA family ATPase: MTIPLTSDHAPDTTLSVKQAFGIESNLTCPCFSKPHEHSPEIDERYCFDELTTLAILAGFMHNQRVMIQGFHGTGKSSHIEQVAARLRWPCVRVNLDSHISRIDLIGKDGIVLRDGKQVTEFQPGILTWALQHPVALVFDEYDAGRSDVMFVIQRVLESDGRLTLLDQNRVITPHRFFRLFATANTIGLGDSTGLYHGTQQINQGQMDRWHIVCLLNYLSIEQELKILLAKAPHYETEKGRALLRSMIEMAHLTREGFRAGDLSTLMSPRTLITWLSNIEIFSDKDMAFRLSFFNRCDEEERVLVAEYYQRCFDSELLAPMTPSTAEERHETITKSAKTSPPRKKRGTPSTPS; encoded by the coding sequence ATGACTATTCCTTTGACGAGCGACCATGCCCCCGATACGACTCTGTCGGTGAAACAAGCCTTTGGTATCGAGAGTAACCTGACATGCCCATGCTTTTCGAAACCCCACGAGCATAGTCCTGAGATTGATGAACGTTATTGCTTTGACGAATTGACGACATTAGCGATTTTAGCGGGATTTATGCATAATCAGCGCGTCATGATACAGGGCTTTCATGGCACTGGCAAATCGAGCCACATCGAACAGGTGGCAGCGCGCCTTCGATGGCCTTGTGTGCGCGTGAATTTGGATAGCCATATTAGCCGTATCGATTTGATAGGCAAAGATGGTATCGTCTTGCGTGATGGCAAGCAAGTGACAGAGTTTCAGCCGGGGATTTTGACATGGGCGTTACAACACCCCGTGGCGTTGGTGTTCGATGAATATGATGCGGGACGCTCCGATGTCATGTTTGTCATTCAACGGGTGTTAGAAAGCGATGGACGCCTGACCTTACTGGACCAAAATCGTGTCATCACACCGCATCGATTTTTTCGCCTCTTTGCCACCGCCAATACCATAGGGCTTGGCGACTCTACAGGGCTCTACCATGGGACTCAACAAATCAATCAAGGACAAATGGATAGGTGGCATATTGTCTGTCTCTTGAATTATCTGTCTATAGAGCAAGAGCTCAAGATTTTACTGGCGAAAGCGCCTCATTACGAGACAGAAAAAGGCAGAGCATTGTTGCGTTCCATGATAGAGATGGCACATCTTACCCGTGAGGGATTTCGCGCTGGTGATTTATCGACGCTCATGTCGCCGCGCACGCTTATTACATGGTTGAGCAATATAGAGATTTTCTCCGATAAGGACATGGCCTTTCGTTTGAGTTTCTTCAATCGCTGTGATGAAGAAGAACGAGTCCTTGTTGCCGAGTATTATCAACGATGCTTCGATAGCGAACTCCTTGCCCCCATGACGCCATCGACAGCAGAAGAACGACATGAGACCATCACAAAGAGCGCAAAAACGTCTCCCCCACGCAAAAAACGTGGCACACCATCCACACCATCATAG
- a CDS encoding cobaltochelatase subunit CobT, producing MMTLKDPDSIELMLAATMRAVGRPHAHKGVYASQTAKAPWHVHVSLLGQTERPLLPHHIDHATDSDHASFTLHYSHDTAPMALRGQGDYYALVHKWHDHALHQRHRPEQEEQASLFDRLEQERIILQGRRHLHGVGVNIDSLSYPPSHMQGALPPDLQHMLGSVLRLHAASLNAQTRQLCEAMRALAQQSLPEDVYQQLIALPRYQGHQERYAHSALALIHALLKDTPQDQQEHAPEHHDSSQETPPDIQNEQIRTPPPAHSDSHQPQPSPDDTPPIPHDTPEQGDDVDEDTKDTTHGQQTPRTPPTDRLEPPYRIFTHAFDEVIDAQRLCAPTELTELRVLLDKRGKGSDHLIIRLAKLLQRRLMAKQKRWWEFDRDEGLLDASHLARLVATPHHTTLWKEERAHPFKNTVVTLLIDNSGSMRGRPITVAALCADILARTLERCAIKVEILGFTTVTWKGGKTREEWIRQQSPENPGRLNQLRHIIYKHADTPWRRARTHLGLMLRDGLLKENIDGEALLWAHQRLKKRHEERRILIVISDGAPVDDSTCSANHTHILEQHLTHVVRWIETSSPVELLAIGIGYDVSRYYTHNITIDNVDSLAPVLTQELAHLFDISPHKRQRTESPSSRRPSTGMASY from the coding sequence GTGATGACACTGAAAGACCCCGACTCCATCGAATTGATGTTGGCAGCGACCATGCGCGCTGTAGGCAGGCCCCATGCGCACAAGGGCGTCTATGCCTCCCAGACCGCCAAAGCGCCATGGCATGTCCATGTCTCCCTCTTAGGGCAGACAGAAAGGCCGCTCCTCCCCCACCATATCGACCATGCGACGGACTCCGACCATGCCTCCTTCACCCTCCATTACAGCCATGACACCGCCCCTATGGCGTTACGGGGACAAGGCGACTATTACGCCCTCGTCCATAAGTGGCACGACCACGCCCTCCACCAACGCCATCGCCCAGAACAAGAGGAACAGGCAAGCCTCTTCGATAGGCTCGAGCAAGAACGTATCATCCTCCAAGGGCGTCGCCACCTCCATGGTGTCGGCGTCAATATCGATAGTCTCTCATACCCGCCCTCACACATGCAAGGCGCGCTGCCGCCAGACCTCCAGCATATGCTCGGGAGCGTCCTCCGCCTCCATGCCGCCAGCCTCAACGCGCAGACACGCCAGCTATGCGAAGCAATGCGCGCCCTCGCCCAACAATCCCTCCCAGAAGATGTCTACCAACAGCTCATCGCCCTCCCACGCTATCAAGGCCATCAAGAGCGCTATGCCCATAGTGCCCTCGCCCTCATCCATGCGCTCCTCAAAGACACACCTCAAGACCAGCAAGAGCATGCACCAGAGCATCACGATTCATCCCAAGAGACACCACCCGACATCCAAAACGAACAGATAAGGACGCCGCCACCCGCCCATAGCGACAGCCATCAGCCTCAGCCGAGCCCTGACGACACGCCCCCCATCCCCCATGACACCCCCGAACAAGGGGATGATGTCGACGAGGACACGAAGGACACAACCCATGGCCAACAGACACCCCGCACACCCCCCACCGACCGCCTTGAGCCTCCCTACCGCATCTTCACCCACGCCTTCGATGAAGTCATTGACGCCCAGCGGCTCTGCGCACCCACAGAACTGACTGAGCTACGCGTGCTCTTGGATAAACGAGGCAAAGGCTCAGACCATCTTATTATCCGCCTTGCCAAACTCTTACAACGGAGACTCATGGCAAAGCAAAAGCGCTGGTGGGAATTCGACCGCGACGAGGGACTCCTCGATGCCAGCCATCTCGCACGCTTAGTCGCTACCCCCCACCATACAACCCTATGGAAAGAAGAGCGCGCGCACCCTTTTAAAAACACCGTTGTGACACTCCTTATTGACAATTCAGGCTCTATGCGCGGACGACCCATCACCGTCGCCGCCCTCTGTGCCGACATTCTCGCACGGACTCTCGAACGATGTGCCATTAAAGTCGAAATTCTAGGCTTCACGACCGTGACATGGAAAGGCGGAAAAACGCGGGAAGAGTGGATTCGCCAACAAAGTCCCGAAAACCCGGGACGACTCAACCAACTCCGCCATATTATCTATAAGCATGCTGATACGCCATGGCGAAGGGCACGCACCCACCTGGGCCTTATGCTCCGCGATGGCCTCCTCAAAGAAAATATCGATGGCGAGGCGCTCCTGTGGGCACATCAACGACTCAAAAAACGCCATGAAGAAAGACGTATCCTCATCGTTATCTCTGATGGCGCGCCTGTGGATGACTCGACATGTTCCGCCAATCACACGCACATCCTAGAACAGCACCTCACCCATGTCGTCCGCTGGATAGAGACATCATCACCCGTTGAGCTCCTCGCCATCGGCATAGGATACGATGTCTCACGCTATTACACCCATAATATCACCATCGATAATGTGGACTCCCTCGCCCCCGTCCTCACCCAAGAGCTCGCCCACTTGTTCGATATCTCCCCCCATAAGCGACAGCGCACAGAGAGTCCTTCCTCGAGACGCCCATCAACAGGCATGGCGTCCTATTGA
- the rpmF gene encoding 50S ribosomal protein L32 produces MAVPKRKTTVSKRNMRRSHDSLVPRLSVECPHCGELKAPHHVCPHCGYYRGRQVIVRRQREQETEGSNLS; encoded by the coding sequence ATGGCCGTTCCTAAACGTAAGACGACAGTATCTAAACGCAACATGCGTCGCTCCCACGACTCACTCGTGCCACGTTTGAGCGTCGAATGTCCCCACTGTGGTGAGCTCAAAGCGCCTCACCATGTGTGTCCCCATTGTGGCTATTATCGAGGCCGTCAGGTTATCGTCAGACGCCAACGCGAACAAGAGACAGAAGGGAGCAACCTATCATAG
- the cobA gene encoding uroporphyrinogen-III C-methyltransferase — translation MSSTSITDALNALPVPFVPFHKGDVWIAGAGPGAPHLLTLETLYAIQHADVMFHDALITNDILALVPQKTRVILTGKRYRCKDSCDQVDIHQQMIEAAQKNKRVLRLKGGDPLLFARGGEEAIALARAKIRIRILPGISAAFAACANAAIPLTHRDHHSAITFATATLQQDKTAPMSHILEKTPLILYMVMHQLRAIAQQLIDMGYSPQDHVAIIENASRANEKITETRLQQCLTIDPSLYDTPALVIIGSIIRLRSIIKDYMKRESTHR, via the coding sequence ATGTCATCGACCTCCATCACTGATGCCCTCAATGCTCTCCCTGTGCCCTTTGTTCCTTTTCACAAAGGCGATGTGTGGATTGCTGGTGCGGGACCGGGCGCCCCCCACCTTCTCACCCTCGAAACGCTCTACGCCATCCAGCATGCCGATGTGATGTTCCATGATGCCCTCATCACCAACGACATCCTCGCCCTTGTGCCACAAAAGACACGCGTCATTCTAACGGGTAAACGCTACAGATGTAAAGACTCTTGTGACCAAGTCGATATCCACCAACAGATGATCGAGGCAGCGCAGAAGAACAAACGCGTCCTACGTCTGAAGGGAGGCGACCCCCTCTTATTTGCGCGTGGCGGTGAGGAAGCCATCGCCCTCGCCCGCGCAAAAATACGTATCCGTATCCTCCCAGGCATCAGCGCCGCTTTCGCTGCCTGTGCCAACGCCGCCATCCCCCTCACACATCGCGACCATCATAGCGCCATCACCTTTGCCACAGCGACCCTCCAACAAGATAAGACAGCGCCCATGAGCCATATCCTCGAGAAGACACCGCTTATCCTCTATATGGTTATGCACCAACTGCGCGCCATCGCCCAACAACTGATAGACATGGGATATTCACCCCAAGACCATGTCGCTATTATCGAGAACGCATCGCGCGCCAACGAAAAAATCACAGAGACAAGACTCCAGCAGTGTCTCACCATAGACCCAAGCCTGTATGACACACCGGCCCTCGTCATCATTGGGTCGATAATTCGCTTGCGTTCCATCATCAAGGATTATATGAAGAGAGAGTCGACTCATCGTTAG
- the plsX gene encoding phosphate acyltransferase PlsX, with protein sequence MLTIALDAMGGDNAPDIVLEGVATALSRLPDVSFLLYGDEKRLRAVYGGDIAKETRLSMVHTPDVVSTEAKPSVALRQGRKTSMYQAIQAVKQGKASGVVSAGNTGALMAMGKVVLRMLPNITRPAIIALMPTMRGESLMLDLGANVHCDSDNLIQFAYMGDVYARHILGLETPVVGLLNVGSEETKGHEELRQAADILRHKESGIHFHGFVEGDDISRGTVHVVVSDGFSGNVALKTLEGGALLFKSYLEGMLRSSLISRMGYFFMMPALKRMKRRLDPRLYNGAMLVGLNGVVVKSHGGTDGFGFANAIEVACALLRDNYNEKLKSALDAHSASIESARHGVSQGHKDKDGA encoded by the coding sequence ATGCTCACGATAGCCCTTGATGCCATGGGGGGCGACAACGCCCCTGATATTGTGTTGGAGGGCGTCGCCACAGCGTTGAGTCGTTTGCCTGATGTATCTTTTTTGCTCTATGGCGACGAGAAGCGTCTGCGCGCGGTGTATGGAGGCGACATAGCAAAAGAGACGCGTCTTTCTATGGTCCATACGCCAGACGTGGTCTCTACCGAGGCTAAGCCTTCTGTGGCATTGCGTCAGGGGCGCAAGACATCGATGTATCAAGCCATTCAAGCTGTCAAACAAGGGAAAGCCAGTGGCGTTGTGTCGGCAGGAAATACGGGGGCGCTCATGGCGATGGGAAAAGTTGTCTTGCGTATGTTGCCAAATATCACCCGCCCTGCCATTATTGCTCTGATGCCGACCATGCGTGGCGAATCGCTCATGCTCGATTTAGGAGCAAATGTCCATTGCGATAGCGACAATTTGATACAATTTGCCTATATGGGTGATGTCTATGCGCGCCATATCCTAGGGTTAGAGACACCCGTTGTGGGGTTGCTCAATGTGGGCTCGGAAGAAACAAAGGGCCATGAAGAGCTACGTCAGGCGGCAGACATTTTGCGTCACAAAGAGAGCGGTATCCATTTTCATGGCTTTGTGGAAGGTGATGATATTAGTCGAGGGACCGTCCATGTCGTTGTCAGTGATGGTTTTAGCGGGAATGTCGCCTTGAAGACATTGGAGGGAGGCGCGTTGCTCTTTAAGAGCTATCTAGAAGGGATGTTACGTTCGTCCCTTATCTCGAGGATGGGATACTTTTTCATGATGCCGGCATTGAAACGTATGAAGAGACGTTTAGACCCTCGCTTGTATAATGGGGCGATGTTGGTAGGCTTGAATGGCGTTGTCGTCAAAAGCCATGGCGGCACGGATGGATTTGGCTTTGCCAATGCCATCGAGGTTGCCTGTGCTCTCTTGCGCGATAACTATAATGAAAAACTCAAATCTGCTCTGGATGCCCATAGCGCGAGCATTGAGTCGGCCCGTCACGGCGTTTCACAAGGTCATAAAGACAAGGATGGTGCGTGA
- a CDS encoding ankyrin repeat domain-containing protein, whose amino-acid sequence MTCLRRLLSCLHGLFIQKMALGGLSLLTCLLLGMGEAGGGERFEDLQFWNMVRAGKTQDIIRFVEGGRSLNRPDKAGMTPLLYAVRLKNYDMLSYILENDVDVDYAGPTGDTPLMHAVRDGESVMVAMLLESGADIDGQDRYGVTPLMKAVERGDMAMVELLLAKGADISIADYTGRDVLIYAGDQRDKAIYHLLREKNGMAR is encoded by the coding sequence ATGACATGTCTGAGGAGACTCTTGTCTTGTCTTCATGGTCTCTTTATACAGAAGATGGCGTTAGGAGGGCTATCCCTGTTGACGTGTCTGTTGCTTGGGATGGGCGAGGCTGGTGGCGGTGAGCGCTTTGAGGATTTACAATTTTGGAATATGGTGCGTGCGGGCAAGACGCAAGATATTATTCGCTTTGTCGAGGGTGGTCGGTCCTTGAATCGTCCTGACAAGGCGGGCATGACGCCTTTATTATATGCGGTGCGCCTGAAGAATTATGATATGCTTTCCTATATTTTGGAGAATGACGTCGATGTTGATTATGCGGGTCCTACCGGCGATACGCCTTTGATGCATGCGGTGCGCGATGGCGAGTCCGTCATGGTGGCCATGTTGTTGGAGTCGGGGGCGGATATTGATGGGCAGGATCGCTATGGCGTGACGCCTTTGATGAAGGCGGTGGAGCGAGGTGATATGGCGATGGTGGAGCTCTTGTTGGCGAAGGGGGCGGACATATCCATTGCCGATTATACCGGGCGTGATGTGCTTATCTATGCTGGCGACCAACGAGACAAGGCAATTTATCACCTTTTGCGAGAGAAAAACGGCATGGCGCGCTGA
- a CDS encoding PBP1A family penicillin-binding protein, with product MVFFLKWAIRATPFVLLLGMGAFVYYAYDLPAMSDMGDTTQEENPSLLFLDAQGKPLAVRGGEFYSHPVRWQDLPQSLIDAVLATEDRRFFQHPGWDWRGIVRALWANIRAGAIVEGGSTITQQLAKNMFLSPERDVRRKVQEWLLALLLELKYSKQEIFTIYLNRAYMGNGIWGVGAASLLYFDKPVAHLDLYESALMAGLLRAPSRYSPANDPERAHGRTRQVLRNMVDDGRIDHETAEQLASTRYPPKPQVMTKDHVHYFIDWLMNTHIADMVGEVEEDIIIHTTLDSAIQDKASHAVARMLHRHGEKKHIEQTSALVMSPNGAVRMMIGGANYQKSKFNRVYQAFRQPGSAFKLFVYLAGLEAGMGGDTKVLDALFDLGGWIPKNFKDTYHGEVSVRYALAHSLNTVAVRVSEYVGRENVIAMARRLGITSPIQEHPSIALGTAGVSLLELTSAYATLAHGGAYVQPWGITLIRSRTRNKVYYQHDIADRHDVLNDKDVESMNALLAYSVQEGSGTHAQMGRAVAGKTGTSQAFRDAWFIGYTKDYVGGIWMGNDKEEPMDRVTGGSLPAQLWRDIMTHAHDGFPPHKTFGVHTPRTPALERLPSDEPPSNEPMSHPPKEQTIDALMDRLGL from the coding sequence ATGGTTTTCTTCTTAAAATGGGCGATACGCGCGACACCTTTTGTTTTGTTGTTGGGGATGGGGGCGTTTGTCTATTATGCCTATGATCTTCCAGCTATGTCCGACATGGGGGATACCACGCAGGAAGAGAACCCTTCTTTATTATTCTTGGATGCGCAAGGCAAACCCTTAGCGGTGAGGGGAGGTGAATTCTATAGTCATCCCGTGCGCTGGCAGGATTTGCCACAATCCCTTATTGATGCCGTGCTGGCCACAGAGGATAGGCGCTTTTTTCAGCATCCGGGATGGGATTGGCGGGGTATCGTGCGCGCCTTATGGGCAAATATACGGGCAGGGGCGATCGTCGAAGGGGGAAGCACCATCACCCAACAATTGGCAAAAAATATGTTCTTGTCGCCAGAACGCGATGTCAGGCGTAAGGTGCAAGAATGGCTTCTTGCTCTCCTTCTCGAACTGAAATACAGCAAACAAGAGATTTTCACCATTTATCTCAATAGGGCTTATATGGGCAATGGCATATGGGGCGTGGGAGCAGCGTCTTTGTTGTATTTTGATAAGCCTGTTGCTCACCTTGACCTCTATGAATCGGCTCTGATGGCGGGCTTGTTGCGAGCGCCCTCCAGATATTCTCCCGCCAATGACCCAGAGCGCGCCCATGGGCGCACCCGTCAGGTATTACGCAATATGGTTGATGATGGACGCATCGACCATGAGACAGCAGAGCAGCTCGCATCGACTCGTTATCCCCCAAAGCCTCAAGTGATGACAAAAGACCATGTGCATTACTTTATTGATTGGCTTATGAACACCCATATAGCCGACATGGTGGGTGAGGTTGAAGAAGACATTATCATTCACACGACCCTTGATAGCGCCATACAGGATAAGGCGTCTCATGCGGTGGCGCGCATGCTCCATCGGCATGGAGAAAAAAAACATATCGAACAAACATCCGCCCTTGTGATGAGCCCGAATGGCGCTGTGAGAATGATGATAGGAGGCGCTAACTACCAAAAGAGCAAGTTTAATCGTGTCTATCAAGCCTTTCGTCAGCCCGGCTCTGCCTTTAAACTCTTCGTGTATTTAGCGGGATTAGAGGCGGGGATGGGAGGCGATACAAAAGTCCTTGATGCGCTCTTTGACCTTGGCGGATGGATACCAAAGAATTTCAAGGATACGTACCATGGAGAGGTTTCTGTGCGCTATGCTCTCGCCCATTCACTGAATACGGTGGCGGTGCGTGTGAGCGAATATGTGGGAAGAGAGAACGTCATCGCTATGGCGCGGCGATTGGGTATCACATCCCCGATACAGGAACATCCGTCCATCGCCTTAGGCACAGCTGGCGTCAGTTTGTTAGAATTGACATCCGCTTATGCCACATTAGCCCATGGCGGCGCCTATGTCCAGCCATGGGGAATCACCCTTATCCGTTCCCGTACGAGGAACAAAGTCTATTATCAGCATGACATCGCCGACAGACATGATGTCCTCAATGATAAGGATGTTGAGTCCATGAACGCCCTCTTAGCCTATAGCGTTCAGGAGGGAAGTGGCACGCATGCGCAGATGGGGAGGGCGGTGGCGGGAAAAACAGGAACAAGCCAAGCTTTTCGCGATGCTTGGTTTATCGGTTATACAAAAGATTACGTGGGCGGTATATGGATGGGGAATGACAAGGAAGAGCCCATGGACAGAGTCACGGGGGGAAGCCTGCCTGCCCAATTATGGCGTGATATTATGACCCATGCCCATGATGGCTTTCCTCCCCATAAAACGTTTGGAGTCCACACGCCAAGAACACCCGCACTAGAGCGGTTGCCATCGGATGAGCCGCCATCGAATGAGCCCATGTCCCATCCTCCTAAGGAGCAGACAATCGATGCGCTGATGGATAGGCTCGGCCTTTAG
- a CDS encoding pyridoxal 5'-phosphate synthase: MGGESLAFLMSQPPPHKGYKEGEGGRHPYGMGKDDDPYALFRSWYEEWCHVCRDDGQEENLCGLGTVDRRGLPQVRMVLLKGYGVHGFDIYTDGMSEKSMALRHHGHGALCFYWQAHGRQVRVEGSVSLVPSKEADDYFASRPRASQIGAWSSLQSRPLDNESSLRQRVHHYERHFTGQNVTRPPYHVSMGCGGWIGWRLTPLTIEFWRQGEARLHERCLYIRPTPHHPWHHQFLYP; this comes from the coding sequence ATGGGGGGCGAGTCTCTTGCGTTTCTGATGTCTCAACCGCCCCCACACAAAGGATATAAGGAAGGTGAAGGGGGACGTCACCCTTATGGGATGGGGAAGGATGATGACCCCTATGCGCTCTTTCGTTCGTGGTATGAAGAATGGTGTCATGTCTGTCGAGATGATGGACAAGAGGAGAATCTATGCGGGTTGGGGACGGTGGATAGGCGAGGACTTCCTCAAGTGAGGATGGTGCTTCTTAAGGGATATGGCGTTCATGGCTTCGATATTTATACGGATGGGATGAGCGAAAAGAGCATGGCGCTACGCCACCATGGGCATGGCGCCTTATGTTTTTACTGGCAGGCGCATGGGCGTCAGGTACGTGTAGAAGGTTCAGTCTCCCTTGTGCCATCGAAAGAGGCGGATGACTATTTTGCATCGCGCCCTCGGGCCAGCCAGATAGGGGCGTGGAGTTCCCTGCAATCGCGTCCTCTCGATAACGAGTCCTCTTTACGACAACGTGTCCATCACTATGAACGGCATTTTACGGGACAAAATGTGACCCGTCCCCCTTATCATGTCTCTATGGGTTGTGGGGGGTGGATAGGGTGGCGTCTCACGCCCTTGACCATAGAATTTTGGCGACAAGGAGAGGCGCGCCTTCATGAGCGTTGCCTCTATATCCGTCCCACCCCCCATCACCCGTGGCATCACCAATTCCTCTATCCCTAA
- a CDS encoding ketoacyl-ACP synthase III, with translation MVVSSRIIGHGHYLPHKVLTNDDLSTMMDTSDTWIRGRTGIGQRHIADDSESTSDLATHAGRHALTSAGLSAEMLDMIIVATTTPDYTFPSTASRVQEKLGAGVTGAFDVQAVCAGFLHALTIGDSLIKAGVCRTCLVIGAEICSRIIDWSDRSTCVLFGDGAGAIILEAYERDEEEDKSSMVIGSVLRADGRDRASLHMDGGVSSTRTIGLVRMDGRDVFKKAVERLADVSLEALSTCHMAMEQVDWLIPHQANMRIVQALGKRLRIGQEKLAVTIERHGNTSAASIPLVMSTYIEDGRIQRGQTLLIQAIGGGLTWGASLLRF, from the coding sequence ATGGTCGTCTCCAGTCGTATCATTGGGCATGGGCATTATCTCCCGCATAAGGTGCTGACAAATGATGATTTGTCGACCATGATGGACACATCCGATACGTGGATAAGGGGAAGGACGGGCATAGGACAGCGTCATATTGCCGATGACTCAGAGTCGACGTCGGACCTCGCCACCCATGCGGGACGCCATGCGTTGACATCGGCAGGGTTATCAGCAGAGATGTTGGATATGATCATTGTGGCGACGACGACACCAGATTATACGTTCCCATCGACGGCGTCGCGTGTGCAAGAGAAGTTAGGCGCTGGTGTGACGGGGGCCTTTGATGTGCAAGCGGTCTGTGCGGGATTTTTGCATGCGCTCACCATAGGCGATAGTTTGATAAAGGCTGGTGTATGTCGCACATGTTTAGTCATTGGCGCTGAGATATGTAGCAGGATTATTGATTGGAGTGATCGTTCCACATGTGTTTTATTTGGGGATGGGGCGGGGGCGATCATCTTGGAAGCCTATGAACGTGATGAAGAAGAGGACAAGAGTTCTATGGTGATAGGCTCTGTCTTGCGCGCCGATGGGCGGGACAGGGCGTCCTTACACATGGATGGAGGCGTGTCCTCGACGCGCACCATTGGTTTGGTGCGTATGGATGGTCGTGATGTGTTCAAGAAGGCGGTGGAGCGTTTGGCGGATGTCTCGCTGGAGGCTCTCTCGACGTGCCATATGGCGATGGAGCAGGTGGATTGGCTCATTCCCCATCAGGCCAATATGCGTATCGTCCAAGCATTAGGGAAGCGTTTGCGTATTGGTCAAGAGAAACTTGCTGTCACCATCGAGCGCCATGGCAACACGTCAGCGGCGTCCATTCCTCTCGTCATGAGCACATATATAGAGGATGGTAGGATACAACGGGGGCAGACTTTGCTGATTCAAGCCATCGGTGGAGGGCTCACATGGGGGGCGAGTCTCTTGCGTTTCTGA
- a CDS encoding SCO family protein, protein MSLLSRKMLHALTLGLAVAFVFGTGLLLFMSNTEGDMKHMGAHMGQGHSAIGQGQFSLIDHHGTRHTFDDKGARYKLVFFGFTHCPDVCPIALSSMTAMLEKIPATTREKILPLFITVDPQRDTPSRLKEYRKAFAPDILMLTGSHEELDHVYEIFKVYVDNPADNTKETQHHHHQKQESHTHDSHAHHAMQGYGVNHSSFIYLQAPDNRLITYFSHDDSVQTLIETVMRTIDS, encoded by the coding sequence ATGTCCCTATTATCCCGTAAGATGCTCCACGCTCTCACCCTTGGGCTCGCTGTGGCCTTCGTCTTTGGCACAGGCTTGCTCTTGTTCATGTCAAACACAGAAGGAGACATGAAACACATGGGGGCGCACATGGGACAAGGCCATAGCGCCATCGGACAAGGACAATTCTCCCTTATAGACCATCATGGCACACGCCACACCTTCGACGACAAAGGCGCACGCTATAAACTCGTCTTTTTTGGCTTCACCCATTGTCCCGATGTCTGCCCCATCGCCCTCTCCTCCATGACGGCCATGCTTGAGAAGATTCCCGCCACCACAAGGGAAAAAATCCTTCCACTCTTCATCACCGTAGACCCCCAGCGGGATACGCCATCGCGCCTCAAGGAATATCGCAAAGCCTTCGCCCCAGACATCCTCATGCTGACAGGAAGCCATGAAGAGCTAGACCACGTCTACGAGATTTTTAAGGTGTATGTGGATAATCCCGCCGATAACACGAAGGAGACACAGCACCATCATCACCAAAAACAGGAAAGCCACACACACGACAGTCACGCACACCACGCCATGCAAGGCTATGGCGTGAATCACAGCAGTTTTATCTATCTCCAAGCGCCAGACAACAGGCTCATAACCTATTTTTCCCATGACGACTCGGTGCAGACACTCATCGAGACTGTCATGCGCACCATCGACTCCTAA